From Anomalospiza imberbis isolate Cuckoo-Finch-1a 21T00152 chromosome 6, ASM3175350v1, whole genome shotgun sequence, one genomic window encodes:
- the ATL1 gene encoding atlastin-1 isoform X2 encodes MARNRRDRSSWGSFADKTYEWSSEEEESVRKAGPVQVLIVKDDHSFELDEAALNRILLSEAVRDKEVVAVSVAGAFRKGKSFLMDFMLRYMYNKEAVDWVGDYNEPLTGFSWRGGSERETTGIQIWSEVFLVDKPDGTKVAVLLMDTQGTFDSQSTLRDSATVFALSTMISSIQVYNLSQNVQEDDLQHLQLFTEYGRLAMEETFQKPFQSLIFLVRDWSFPYEFSYGSDGGARFLEKRLKVSGNQHEELQNVRKHIHSCFTKISCFLLPHPGLKVATNPNFDGKLKEIDDEFIKNLKILIPWLLSPENLDVKEINGNHITCRGLVEYFKAYIKIYQGEELPHPKSMLQATAEANNLAAVATAKDTYSKRMEEVCGGDKPFLAPSDLQAKHAELKEEAVRLFRGVKKMGGEEFSRRYLQQLEAEIDELYIQYIKHNDSKNIFHAARTPATLFVVIFITYVLAGVTGFIGLDIIASLCNMILGLTLITLCTWAYIRYSGEYRELGAVIDQVAAALWDQALYKLYSAAATHRHLYQHAFPAPRAAPAEGSDGKKE; translated from the exons ATGGCCCGGAACCGCCGggacaggagcagctggg GTAGTTTTGCAGACAAGACTTACGAGTGGAGCTCCGAGGAGGAGGAATCAGTGAGGAAGGCAGGGCCAGTGCAGGTCCTCATTGTCAAAGATGACCACTCCTTTGAGCTGGACGAAGCCGCCCTGAACCGCATCCTCCTCTCCGAGGCTGTCAGAGATAAGGAGGTGGTGGCTGTCTCCGTGGCTGGAGCTTTTAGGAAAGGAAAATCATTCCTGATGGACTTCATGCTGCGGTACATGTACAACAAG GAGGCAGTGGACTGGGTTGGGGATTACAACGAGCCCCTGACGGGTTTCTCCTGGAGGGGCGGCTCCGAGCGGGAGACCACCGGGATTCAGATATGGAGCGAGGTGTTCCTGGTGGACAAGCCTGATGGCAccaag GTGGCGGTGCTGCTGATGGACACGCAGGGCACCTTTGACAGCCAGTCCACCCTCAGGGACTCGGCCACCGTGTTTGCCCTCAGCACCATGATCAGCTCCATCCAG gTTTATAACTTGTCCCAGAATGTGCAGGAGGATGATCTGCAGCACTTGCAG ctcttcaCCGAGTACGGCCGGCTGGCCATGGAGGAGACATTCCAGAAGCCTTTCCAG TCCCTTATATTCCTCGTTCGTGACTGGAGCTTCCCTTATGAATTCTCCTATGGATCTGATGGTGGTGCAAGATTTTTGGAGAAGAGGCTGAAG GTGTCAGGCAATCAGCACGAGGAGCTGCAGAATGTCAGGAAGCACATCCATTCCTGCTTCACCAAAATCTCCTGCTTCCTCTTACCTCACCCCGGCCTCAAAGTCGCCACCAACCCCAATTTTGATGGAAAACTGAAAG aAATAGATGATGAGTTCATCAAGAACTTGAAGATTTTGATTCCTTGGCTTCTTAGTCCTGAGAACCTGGACGTTAAGGAGATCAATGGAAACCATATCACCTGTCGAGGCCTTGTGGAGTATTTTAAG GCCTACATAAAGATCTACCAAGGGGAGGAGCTGCCACATCCCAAGTCCATGCTGCAG GCAACAGCAGAAGCCAACAATTTAGCAGCAGTTGCCACTGCCAAAGACACCTACAGCAAGAGGATGGAAGAG GTGTGCGGAGGGGACAAGCCCTTCCTGGCTCCCAGCGACCTGCAGGCCAAGCACGCGGAGCTGAAGGAGGAGGCTGTGCGGCTTTTCCGGGGCGTGAAGAAGATGGGAGGGGAGGAGTTCAGCCGGCGctacctgcagcagctggaggccGAGATCGACGAGCTCTACATCCAGTACATCAAGCACAACGACAGCAAGAACATCTTCCACGCCGCCCGCACCCCGGCCACGCTCTTCGTCGTCATCTTCATCACCTACGTCCTGGCCGGCGTCACCGGCTTCATTGGCTTGGACATCATAGCCAGCCTGTGCAACATGATTCTGGGCTTGACACTAATCACACTCTGTACCTGGGCTTATATCAGATACTCTGGGGAGTACAGAGAACTGGGAGCTGTAATAGACCAAGTGGCTGCAGCCTTGTGGGACCAG GCCTTGTACAAGCTGTACAGCGCGGCCGCCACGCACAGACACCTGTACCAGCACGCCTTCcccgcgccgcgcgccgcgccCGCCGAGGGCTCGGACGGCAAGAAGGAGTAG
- the ATL1 gene encoding atlastin-1 isoform X1 — protein MARNRRDRSSWGSFADKTYEWSSEEEESVRKAGPVQVLIVKDDHSFELDEAALNRILLSEAVRDKEVVAVSVAGAFRKGKSFLMDFMLRYMYNKEAVDWVGDYNEPLTGFSWRGGSERETTGIQIWSEVFLVDKPDGTKVAVLLMDTQGTFDSQSTLRDSATVFALSTMISSIQVYNLSQNVQEDDLQHLQLFTEYGRLAMEETFQKPFQSLIFLVRDWSFPYEFSYGSDGGARFLEKRLKVSGNQHEELQNVRKHIHSCFTKISCFLLPHPGLKVATNPNFDGKLKEIDDEFIKNLKILIPWLLSPENLDVKEINGNHITCRGLVEYFKAYIKIYQGEELPHPKSMLQATAEANNLAAVATAKDTYSKRMEEVCGGDKPFLAPSDLQAKHAELKEEAVRLFRGVKKMGGEEFSRRYLQQLEAEIDELYIQYIKHNDSKNIFHAARTPATLFVVIFITYVLAGVTGFIGLDIIASLCNMILGLTLITLCTWAYIRYSGEYRELGAVIDQVAAALWDQGSTNEALYKLYSAAATHRHLYQHAFPAPRAAPAEGSDGKKE, from the exons ATGGCCCGGAACCGCCGggacaggagcagctggg GTAGTTTTGCAGACAAGACTTACGAGTGGAGCTCCGAGGAGGAGGAATCAGTGAGGAAGGCAGGGCCAGTGCAGGTCCTCATTGTCAAAGATGACCACTCCTTTGAGCTGGACGAAGCCGCCCTGAACCGCATCCTCCTCTCCGAGGCTGTCAGAGATAAGGAGGTGGTGGCTGTCTCCGTGGCTGGAGCTTTTAGGAAAGGAAAATCATTCCTGATGGACTTCATGCTGCGGTACATGTACAACAAG GAGGCAGTGGACTGGGTTGGGGATTACAACGAGCCCCTGACGGGTTTCTCCTGGAGGGGCGGCTCCGAGCGGGAGACCACCGGGATTCAGATATGGAGCGAGGTGTTCCTGGTGGACAAGCCTGATGGCAccaag GTGGCGGTGCTGCTGATGGACACGCAGGGCACCTTTGACAGCCAGTCCACCCTCAGGGACTCGGCCACCGTGTTTGCCCTCAGCACCATGATCAGCTCCATCCAG gTTTATAACTTGTCCCAGAATGTGCAGGAGGATGATCTGCAGCACTTGCAG ctcttcaCCGAGTACGGCCGGCTGGCCATGGAGGAGACATTCCAGAAGCCTTTCCAG TCCCTTATATTCCTCGTTCGTGACTGGAGCTTCCCTTATGAATTCTCCTATGGATCTGATGGTGGTGCAAGATTTTTGGAGAAGAGGCTGAAG GTGTCAGGCAATCAGCACGAGGAGCTGCAGAATGTCAGGAAGCACATCCATTCCTGCTTCACCAAAATCTCCTGCTTCCTCTTACCTCACCCCGGCCTCAAAGTCGCCACCAACCCCAATTTTGATGGAAAACTGAAAG aAATAGATGATGAGTTCATCAAGAACTTGAAGATTTTGATTCCTTGGCTTCTTAGTCCTGAGAACCTGGACGTTAAGGAGATCAATGGAAACCATATCACCTGTCGAGGCCTTGTGGAGTATTTTAAG GCCTACATAAAGATCTACCAAGGGGAGGAGCTGCCACATCCCAAGTCCATGCTGCAG GCAACAGCAGAAGCCAACAATTTAGCAGCAGTTGCCACTGCCAAAGACACCTACAGCAAGAGGATGGAAGAG GTGTGCGGAGGGGACAAGCCCTTCCTGGCTCCCAGCGACCTGCAGGCCAAGCACGCGGAGCTGAAGGAGGAGGCTGTGCGGCTTTTCCGGGGCGTGAAGAAGATGGGAGGGGAGGAGTTCAGCCGGCGctacctgcagcagctggaggccGAGATCGACGAGCTCTACATCCAGTACATCAAGCACAACGACAGCAAGAACATCTTCCACGCCGCCCGCACCCCGGCCACGCTCTTCGTCGTCATCTTCATCACCTACGTCCTGGCCGGCGTCACCGGCTTCATTGGCTTGGACATCATAGCCAGCCTGTGCAACATGATTCTGGGCTTGACACTAATCACACTCTGTACCTGGGCTTATATCAGATACTCTGGGGAGTACAGAGAACTGGGAGCTGTAATAGACCAAGTGGCTGCAGCCTTGTGGGACCAG GGAAGCACCAATGAG GCCTTGTACAAGCTGTACAGCGCGGCCGCCACGCACAGACACCTGTACCAGCACGCCTTCcccgcgccgcgcgccgcgccCGCCGAGGGCTCGGACGGCAAGAAGGAGTAG